One Desulfovibrio fairfieldensis genomic window carries:
- the rpsD gene encoding 30S ribosomal protein S4 produces the protein MAKYTEAKCRICRREGCKLFLKGDRCFTDKCAYDRRPYAPGQHGRARKKVSEYAVQLREKQKTRRAYGVLERQFHGYFEKAEMQKGVTGTNLLVILERRLDNVVYRLGFANSRNQARQLVRHGIFTLNGHKVTIPSLQVKVGDSVEVPEKNRKIPVLAEAQEVIARRGCPGWLEADGAAFKGTVKALPQRDDIQFPVNEQLIVELYSK, from the coding sequence ATGGCCAAATATACTGAAGCCAAATGCCGGATCTGCCGCCGCGAGGGCTGCAAGCTGTTCCTGAAAGGTGATCGTTGCTTTACCGACAAGTGCGCTTATGATCGCCGCCCCTACGCCCCCGGCCAGCACGGCCGCGCGCGGAAGAAGGTCAGCGAATACGCGGTGCAGCTGCGGGAGAAGCAGAAGACCCGCCGCGCTTACGGCGTGCTGGAGCGCCAGTTCCACGGCTACTTTGAAAAAGCCGAAATGCAGAAGGGCGTCACCGGCACGAATCTGCTGGTCATCCTGGAACGCCGTCTGGACAACGTGGTGTACCGTCTGGGGTTTGCCAACTCCCGCAACCAGGCCCGCCAGCTGGTGCGTCACGGCATCTTTACCCTGAACGGCCACAAGGTCACCATTCCCTCCCTGCAGGTGAAGGTGGGAGACTCTGTGGAAGTGCCCGAAAAGAATCGTAAAATTCCTGTTCTGGCCGAAGCCCAGGAAGTGATCGCCCGTCGCGGCTGCCCTGGTTGGCTTGAAGCCGACGGTGCCGCTTTCAAGGGCACCGTGAAAGCCTTGCCGCAGCGCGATGATATTCAGTTCCCCGTCAACGAGCAGTTGATTGTCGAACTTTACTCGAAATAA